The Candidatus Eisenbacteria bacterium DNA segment CTCGTCCCTGACTTGGCCAACGACGTCTTCTTCTCCTACACGGCCTTCGCCCAGCACGTCGAAGGCTGGGGCGGTATCGGCTTCAGCCTCGGGTATTTGGGTTACGGCGAGAGCATCGCGACGGACAATGACGGCAACGAAACCGGGACCTTTACCAGCTACGAGGTCGCCCCGACCCTCGCCTATGGCACGGAGTTGATGAAGAACATGGGTTTCGGCGTCGCCTTGAAGTTCGTGCGCGTTGACCTCGCGCCTGCCGACAAGACGCTGGACCGCGCGGAGGGGGCGGGCTCGACGTTCGCGGCCGATGTGGGCGGCCTCTACAAGCTCCCAGAGCTGAAAAGCTCCATCGGCCTCGTGATTCAAAACCTCGGCCCGAACATCTCCTACATCGACGCGGACCAGTCCGACCCGTTGGGACGGAACGCGAAGCTCGGCGTCGCCGTGACCCCCTTCGAGAAGGAGGCCTACAAGGTGCTCCTCGTGGCGGACGTCAACCGGTCGCTCCTTCCGCACGGCGCCTGGATTGAAAACGCGGGCGGCGAGTTCGAGTTCAACCGTCTCGTGGCGCTCCGGGCGGGCTACGTCTACGATCCGCGTGGAACGATCAAGGACCTCACCTATGGGCTGGGGCTCAACTACCGGGGCATCCGGATCGATTACGCTTCGGTGCCTCAATCCGAGTTTTTGAATCGCGTGAATCGCTTCTCGGCCAGCTACCACTTCTAATCTCGTGGGGATCGCGCGAGCCCGCGTTCGTTCGCTCGCGATCCTCGTTTTCGGGAGCCAGGTCCTCCTCTCGGGCCTGGCTCCTCGTGTTTGGGGGGCGGGGGAACGCGGCCTCACCGTAGCGAAGCCGTCTGGCGCGGACGCGGGCCGGGCTCCCGCGTCGCGCGCCCTCGCGGCGCGGCGGGCCCAGCTCTGGCGCGCGTTTCCCCATAGGGTCGGAGAGGGGTCGGCCCGCCCCTTCGTCTCGGGCCGCCGCCCGCCGCTCCTCGCGATGAAGGGGGGACGGCTCGACCGGACCGCCGCGTTCTTCGGCGCGCCCGAGACCTTGCGTGTGCTCGGGCTCAAGATCGACT contains these protein-coding regions:
- a CDS encoding PorV/PorQ family protein yields the protein MWPLECTCLKSPPNPMKGNGLRRLGEPSRPGEPRGGSLTRPRLSARMIALGRGACASLSFFLRRLHMSRFVAGCLGLLLILGGYAGTANAQAEAGAQSLLIAPGARADGMGRAFVAVANDANAVWWNPGALAFTTGHDISSMYAKLVPDLANDVFFSYTAFAQHVEGWGGIGFSLGYLGYGESIATDNDGNETGTFTSYEVAPTLAYGTELMKNMGFGVALKFVRVDLAPADKTLDRAEGAGSTFAADVGGLYKLPELKSSIGLVIQNLGPNISYIDADQSDPLGRNAKLGVAVTPFEKEAYKVLLVADVNRSLLPHGAWIENAGGEFEFNRLVALRAGYVYDPRGTIKDLTYGLGLNYRGIRIDYASVPQSEFLNRVNRFSASYHF